A single window of Synechococcus sp. C9 DNA harbors:
- a CDS encoding Crp/Fnr family transcriptional regulator gives MERISQRLFLAQHEPEKLLIMEEDGGGTVYFIIEGWVKIRTHNREGREITLNILGPGEIFGEMAALAASARSCDVLSVTQVLLGSLSARDFMNVVQTEPLMGLRLSQLMARRLRQLNRRLRVRESDSVARVVDVLLFLAEGQGRTSAQGIEIPNLPHRELGSLSGLTRETVTRVLRKLEQEGIIERLTGKTARRDKDDTNPRGLIRVPNLAQLESLLG, from the coding sequence CTGGAACGGATCAGTCAACGGTTATTTCTAGCTCAGCATGAGCCGGAGAAGCTGTTGATCATGGAGGAGGATGGGGGCGGTACGGTGTACTTCATCATCGAGGGCTGGGTGAAAATCCGTACCCACAACCGGGAGGGTCGGGAGATTACGCTGAATATCCTGGGGCCGGGGGAAATTTTTGGGGAAATGGCGGCGTTGGCGGCTTCGGCTCGTTCCTGCGATGTCTTGAGCGTGACCCAGGTGCTGTTGGGGAGTTTGTCGGCTCGGGATTTTATGAACGTGGTACAGACGGAACCGTTGATGGGCTTGCGGTTGTCCCAGTTGATGGCACGGCGACTGCGGCAGTTGAATCGCCGGTTACGGGTGCGGGAATCGGACAGTGTGGCCCGGGTGGTGGATGTCCTGCTCTTTCTGGCGGAGGGGCAAGGGCGCACCAGTGCCCAGGGGATTGAAATTCCCAATTTGCCCCATCGGGAGTTGGGCAGTTTGAGTGGATTGACCCGGGAAACCGTCACCCGTGTCTTACGCAAGTTGGAACAGGAGGGCATCATTGAGCGGCTAACGGGGAAAACCGCCCGCCGTGACAAGGACGATACGAACCCCCGGGGGTTGATCCGGGTGCCGAATTTAGCCCAGTTGGAATCCCTGTTGGGCTAG
- a CDS encoding TM0106 family RecB-like putative nuclease, whose product MNAQPVVTTEHLFYYHRCSRRSFLDHRQGVVPQPERSRHREQVTSRWPGQCPQYQPPDWHTGFQATLDMMRQGVPAIHQGVLQVVTPAAVLVGRPDLLIREPGASRWGDWHYRPLEIRLGQRPKPEYQAVAAFHSWLLAQLQGVWPRWGELALPGPRFLRVNLEQALPPMHQMLAACLDTLKQKDAPEVFISRSRCQLCPWLDYCSTVAKQKHHLSLVPGVTLKRYEELQNLGFNRIDDLAQADPLLIYNRTSLGVNTSNKLVRQAQAIAQQKALSVAPISRLPQGNIGYFFDIEAEPYLDCVYLHGVLLVTPQEQRFYSLVAEQVHQEGQVWQELLTLLERYPQAPIYHFCPFEPQTIQRLGQKYGTVPARIQAIRQRCVDLHARLVRSVVLPVENYTLKAIARWLGFGWQNPRADGAQCTQWYNQWLQTQDPSYLQALQRYNQDDCYATYHLYRWLVDFMRQQQATPLPTRSTG is encoded by the coding sequence ATGAATGCCCAACCCGTGGTAACCACGGAACATTTATTTTACTATCATCGCTGTTCCCGTCGCAGTTTTCTCGATCACCGGCAAGGGGTTGTCCCCCAACCCGAACGTTCCCGCCACCGGGAGCAGGTCACCAGTCGTTGGCCGGGGCAATGTCCCCAATATCAGCCGCCCGATTGGCATACCGGCTTCCAAGCGACCCTAGACATGATGCGCCAGGGGGTGCCTGCCATTCACCAGGGGGTACTTCAGGTGGTTACGCCCGCCGCCGTGCTGGTGGGTCGCCCAGACCTACTGATTCGGGAACCCGGTGCTTCCCGCTGGGGGGATTGGCATTACCGCCCTTTGGAAATTCGCCTGGGACAACGACCCAAACCGGAATATCAGGCAGTGGCGGCGTTTCACAGTTGGTTGCTGGCGCAATTGCAGGGGGTCTGGCCCCGGTGGGGGGAATTGGCGCTGCCGGGTCCGCGGTTTTTGCGGGTCAATCTGGAACAAGCGCTACCGCCGATGCACCAAATGCTCGCCGCCTGTCTGGACACCCTCAAACAAAAGGATGCCCCGGAGGTGTTTATCAGCCGCAGTCGCTGTCAACTCTGTCCCTGGTTGGATTATTGCAGTACGGTTGCCAAACAAAAGCATCACCTAAGTTTGGTGCCGGGGGTAACGCTAAAACGCTATGAGGAATTGCAAAATCTGGGCTTCAACCGCATTGATGACCTGGCGCAGGCGGACCCCCTGTTGATTTACAACCGCACCAGTTTGGGGGTGAATACCAGCAATAAATTAGTGCGGCAAGCCCAGGCGATTGCCCAACAGAAAGCCTTGTCGGTGGCACCCATTTCCCGTTTGCCTCAAGGGAATATCGGTTATTTTTTTGATATTGAAGCGGAACCCTATTTGGACTGCGTGTATCTGCATGGGGTGTTGTTGGTCACGCCCCAGGAACAAAGGTTTTATTCCCTGGTGGCAGAGCAGGTGCATCAGGAGGGGCAGGTCTGGCAGGAATTATTAACCTTGCTGGAGCGCTATCCCCAGGCGCCCATTTATCACTTTTGCCCCTTTGAACCCCAGACGATTCAACGGTTGGGTCAAAAATATGGCACGGTACCTGCCCGCATCCAGGCGATTCGCCAGCGGTGTGTGGATTTGCACGCCCGGTTGGTGCGCTCGGTGGTACTGCCGGTGGAAAATTACACCCTGAAGGCGATTGCCCGGTGGTTGGGGTTTGGCTGGCAGAATCCCCGGGCGGATGGGGCGCAATGTACCCAGTGGTACAACCAATGGCTCCAAACCCAAGACCCCAGCTATCTCCAGGCGTTGCAACGATACAACCAGGATGATTGCTATGCCACCTACCACCTGTATCGCTGGCTGGTGGACTTCATGCGGCAACAGCAGGCTACCCCCCTGCCGACCCGGTCAACCGGCTGA
- a CDS encoding ComEC/Rec2 family competence protein encodes MGKSFNSEVVVVLCAAWVLGLLGALVPYGWGGVVLAGLAVVLAGLALRLPQLRRWGLVWWVWLVAGGIALLAGLYLQWRTPQPGPQDISRKAPEFDVVVTGKALNLPRLNSSGKRRFFLEAQQMELGEAPYTRTERVTGKLYVTVAPDQAEGITPGRKVAIKGDVYLPVTAAFRGGFDFKNYLAQHNTFAGMRGEEVYFTDPTGQGTWGFWRLRQKIVDVHTQALGALRGPLVSAMVVGARVVDLDGNLRTAFTRAGLAHTIAASGFHVSLLLGTVLALTNRLGLRTQMLAGLGALGLFVMLAGFEAGVARASLMGAVGLWGLVQTGEGDVTGKRQPLHLLLLVAAVLLLYNPNWIGNLGFQFSFLATLGLMLLATPIAQSLTFLPPALAELIAVPTAAYLWTLPLQLYSFGLINTYAILLNAVAAPIITLLTLGGMVTAVVGLVLFPAGVWSAKLLAYPLDFLLAIVTWTNQLPFNSLAAGKITAGQMVLVYVLLGLVCSGWDWWRRRWGWVALFGVAMILVPLLYNRMTQLEFTVLDTGRIPVMVIENRGKVGVINAGDEKTVKFTLLPFLQLQGVNQIDLGVALPGVSNEGWTNLSAVLPVREFYGELPDPKPPKITPQPLSALQDVVLGQVNVTLTPTNPSLLRITAGNESLVWLPESRFEQQDALVKQGVLPAHVLWWSGGSLGNRLLQTLQPYGAIASNFRVKKSDLGRLERLQIPTFVTGQAGAVQWRPGRGFSGGRQESAG; translated from the coding sequence ATGGGCAAGTCTTTCAATTCGGAAGTGGTGGTGGTTCTCTGTGCCGCCTGGGTGTTGGGTTTGCTGGGGGCGTTGGTTCCCTACGGCTGGGGGGGCGTGGTGCTGGCGGGATTGGCGGTGGTATTGGCGGGATTGGCGTTGCGTCTGCCCCAGTTGCGCCGTTGGGGTCTGGTGTGGTGGGTGTGGCTGGTGGCGGGGGGGATTGCCCTGCTGGCGGGATTGTATTTGCAATGGCGAACCCCCCAACCGGGTCCCCAGGATATTAGCCGCAAAGCCCCAGAATTTGACGTGGTGGTGACGGGGAAGGCGTTGAATTTGCCCCGCCTCAATTCCAGTGGGAAACGGCGGTTTTTCCTAGAGGCGCAACAGATGGAACTGGGGGAAGCTCCCTACACACGGACGGAACGGGTGACGGGCAAGTTGTATGTGACGGTGGCGCCTGACCAGGCGGAAGGCATTACCCCGGGGCGTAAAGTTGCCATCAAGGGAGATGTGTATTTGCCGGTGACGGCGGCATTTCGGGGGGGGTTCGATTTTAAGAATTATCTGGCGCAACATAACACTTTTGCGGGGATGCGGGGGGAGGAGGTGTATTTCACGGACCCGACGGGGCAGGGCACCTGGGGGTTCTGGCGACTGCGGCAAAAAATTGTGGATGTGCATACCCAGGCGTTGGGAGCCTTGCGGGGACCGTTGGTGAGTGCGATGGTGGTGGGGGCACGGGTGGTGGATTTGGATGGGAATTTACGCACGGCGTTCACTCGGGCGGGGTTGGCGCATACGATTGCCGCTTCCGGGTTTCATGTGTCCCTGTTGTTGGGAACGGTGCTGGCCTTGACCAATCGCCTGGGCTTGCGGACGCAAATGCTGGCGGGGTTGGGGGCTTTGGGGTTGTTTGTGATGCTGGCGGGGTTTGAGGCAGGGGTGGCACGGGCATCCCTGATGGGGGCGGTGGGGCTGTGGGGGTTGGTGCAAACGGGCGAGGGGGATGTAACGGGGAAACGTCAGCCGTTGCATTTGCTCCTGTTGGTGGCGGCGGTACTGCTGTTGTATAACCCCAACTGGATTGGCAATTTGGGGTTCCAGTTTAGTTTTCTGGCGACTTTGGGATTGATGCTGTTGGCGACACCGATTGCCCAAAGTTTGACGTTTTTACCCCCGGCATTGGCGGAATTGATTGCGGTGCCGACGGCGGCTTATTTATGGACATTGCCCTTGCAGTTGTACAGCTTTGGGTTGATTAACACTTATGCAATTTTGTTGAATGCGGTGGCGGCTCCCATTATCACTTTGCTGACTTTGGGGGGAATGGTGACGGCGGTGGTGGGGCTGGTGCTGTTCCCGGCGGGGGTATGGTCGGCGAAATTGTTAGCCTACCCGCTGGATTTTTTGTTGGCGATTGTCACCTGGACAAATCAATTGCCGTTTAATTCCCTGGCGGCGGGGAAAATTACGGCGGGGCAGATGGTGCTGGTCTATGTCCTGTTGGGGTTGGTCTGTTCCGGGTGGGACTGGTGGCGACGCCGCTGGGGGTGGGTGGCACTGTTTGGGGTGGCGATGATTCTGGTGCCCCTGCTGTACAACCGCATGACCCAGTTGGAATTCACCGTCCTGGATACGGGGAGAATCCCGGTGATGGTCATTGAGAACCGGGGCAAGGTGGGGGTGATCAACGCCGGGGATGAAAAGACGGTGAAATTTACGCTCCTGCCGTTTTTGCAACTGCAAGGGGTGAATCAGATTGACCTGGGGGTTGCCCTGCCGGGGGTGTCCAACGAGGGCTGGACAAATCTGAGTGCGGTACTGCCGGTGCGAGAATTTTATGGGGAATTGCCCGACCCCAAACCCCCCAAAATTACGCCCCAACCCCTGAGTGCCCTCCAGGATGTGGTTCTGGGACAGGTGAATGTAACCCTGACCCCAACCAATCCATCCCTACTTCGCATTACTGCCGGAAACGAAAGTTTGGTCTGGTTGCCAGAGAGTAGGTTTGAGCAACAGGATGCCCTGGTCAAGCAGGGGGTACTCCCCGCCCATGTGCTGTGGTGGAGCGGCGGCAGTCTGGGAAATCGTTTGCTCCAAACCCTGCAACCCTACGGGGCGATTGCCTCCAACTTTCGGGTGAAAAAGAGCGACCTGGGGCGGTTGGAACGCTTACAAATTCCCACCTTTGTCACGGGGCAGGCGGGGGCGGTGCAGTGGCGACCGGGGCGGGGTTTTTCGGGGGGACGGCAGGAATCAGCCGGTTGA
- a CDS encoding ShlB/FhaC/HecB family hemolysin secretion/activation protein, which yields MPQRGKGGQVPEFKTPVSEVISENEDTPQIRKGGGTSRRVKLPKSPQADTVATPPREPFSGGNPTNTPFAQIDPDPNQQRLIQPQQVQPVPPAPPRQETPFVPGTVPGDPNQLLVVDSLEVVGSTILSPKEIAKLIEPVLYRQVTLREVQEVADAITKIYVDGGYITSRATIAAETIPSRKLRIDVTEGRLADIQITGNQRLFTSYIRDRLKLGAKTPLNSNALEDQLRLLKAVPYLENVEASLRPGDKPGESILVVRVQEDKQPFVMSFGVDNYVPPSIATQRGYVSLGYQNLSGIGDEIFGSYTVGLNFTDWERAALNEYNFTYRAPINPMDGTVQARVLVTNNRITDETFEALNISGESQLYEFSFRQPIIRSVRQELALSTGFTWQRSQTFTFAGPTPFGFGPDEKGFSTTSVLKFGADYIYRDATGAWLALGQFNLGLPIFNATQNTDGSIPGKIIPDGRFFSFQGQGQRVQNLGNDFLLIVRGDVQLAATPLLAQQQFVIGGAQSVRGYRQNARAGDNGFRISLESRVPMVRDKNGQVVFQLAPFIEFGRVWNNRANPNPLVTPNTLAGIGMGLLWNPIQGMDVRLDLGAPLIYNQDRGNDAQDYGIYFNVNYRAF from the coding sequence ATGCCTCAGCGGGGAAAGGGCGGGCAGGTACCGGAATTTAAGACCCCGGTGTCCGAGGTTATTTCAGAAAACGAAGATACCCCACAGATACGCAAGGGAGGAGGCACATCCCGGCGGGTAAAATTGCCCAAGTCTCCCCAGGCGGACACCGTTGCCACCCCACCCCGGGAACCTTTTAGCGGCGGCAATCCCACCAATACTCCCTTTGCCCAAATTGACCCCGACCCGAACCAACAGCGGTTGATCCAGCCCCAACAGGTGCAACCGGTTCCCCCTGCCCCCCCCCGACAGGAAACTCCCTTTGTGCCGGGCACCGTACCGGGTGACCCCAACCAGTTGTTGGTGGTGGACTCCCTGGAGGTGGTGGGCAGTACGATTCTTTCCCCCAAGGAAATTGCCAAACTCATTGAGCCGGTGTTGTACCGCCAGGTGACCCTACGGGAGGTGCAGGAGGTGGCGGATGCGATTACCAAAATCTATGTGGATGGGGGGTACATCACGTCCCGGGCGACGATTGCCGCTGAGACCATTCCCTCTCGTAAACTGCGGATTGATGTGACGGAAGGACGGTTGGCGGATATTCAAATCACGGGAAACCAACGCCTGTTTACCAGCTATATCCGGGATCGGCTGAAACTGGGAGCCAAAACCCCCCTCAATAGCAATGCCCTGGAAGACCAGTTGCGTTTGCTCAAGGCGGTGCCCTACCTGGAGAATGTGGAAGCCAGCCTGCGTCCGGGGGACAAACCGGGGGAAAGTATCCTCGTAGTGCGGGTGCAGGAGGATAAACAACCCTTTGTCATGTCCTTTGGGGTGGATAATTATGTGCCGCCAAGCATCGCTACGCAACGGGGCTATGTGTCCCTGGGGTATCAAAACCTCAGTGGGATTGGGGATGAAATTTTTGGTTCCTACACGGTGGGGTTAAATTTCACGGATTGGGAACGGGCGGCGTTGAATGAATACAATTTCACCTACCGGGCACCGATCAACCCGATGGATGGAACGGTTCAAGCCCGGGTATTGGTGACCAATAATCGCATTACCGATGAGACTTTTGAGGCGCTCAATATCAGCGGGGAATCCCAGTTGTATGAGTTCAGTTTTCGGCAACCCATTATTCGTAGCGTGCGGCAGGAATTAGCCCTATCCACGGGTTTTACTTGGCAACGCTCCCAAACGTTTACTTTTGCGGGACCCACGCCTTTTGGTTTCGGGCCGGATGAAAAGGGATTCAGTACCACCAGTGTTTTGAAATTTGGGGCGGACTACATTTATCGGGATGCGACAGGGGCATGGTTAGCTTTAGGGCAATTTAATTTGGGGTTGCCCATTTTTAATGCCACCCAAAATACGGATGGTTCTATTCCCGGCAAAATTATCCCGGATGGGCGGTTTTTTAGCTTTCAGGGGCAGGGGCAACGGGTGCAGAATTTGGGGAATGATTTTCTCCTGATTGTGCGGGGGGATGTGCAACTGGCGGCTACACCCCTATTGGCGCAACAGCAGTTTGTGATTGGGGGTGCCCAGTCGGTGCGGGGTTATCGCCAAAACGCCCGGGCGGGGGACAATGGTTTTCGTATTTCCTTGGAATCCCGGGTGCCGATGGTGCGGGACAAAAACGGGCAGGTTGTTTTCCAGTTGGCACCGTTTATTGAGTTTGGGCGGGTGTGGAATAATCGCGCCAATCCCAATCCCCTGGTCACTCCCAACACCTTGGCGGGCATAGGCATGGGCTTGCTTTGGAATCCGATTCAGGGGATGGATGTGCGTTTAGATTTGGGCGCACCTTTAATCTATAACCAAGACCGGGGGAATGATGCCCAGGATTATGGCATTTATTTCAATGTCAACTACCGAGCCTTTTAA
- a CDS encoding GspE/PulE family protein encodes MTETSTPIQRNKALVTQQTGLSPIGKEIVKKGIASREQISRALQKSRQEGRPLPEVLQEVTGKALPAELVRQYKRQQLFELKVLYGVESLDPELNPISFSQIKELVDVLVPLDTCRRHSFLPVARQEGENPSLTVAMVNPDNLQALDELNRITRQKGLRLRRRVIAQEDFLRLINQCANELQASKVAGTQQEVNINTEIDLSPYVDLEEAKDEEEVDLAEALAGADEAPIVALVNNILAKALSEGVSDIHVEPQEEFLRIRFRKDGVLRQGWENLPKQVIPAVTSRFKILANLDIAERRMPQDGRIRKIFQGRKIDFRVNTLPMRYGEKICMRILDNSSTQLGLDKLITDPETLSIVREMVKRPFGLILVTGPTGSGKTTTLYSCLAERNDPGVNISTAEDPIEYTLPGLTQVQVIREKGMNFAAILRAFLRQDPDVILVGETRDKETAKTAIEAALTGHLVLTTLHTNDAPSAVARLSEMEVESHMVSASLIGVLAQRLMRRVCSECRIPYTPTEEELARFGLSGSGQGLTFYRANTLSPEQIRQAKAQGQPICGKCNGAGYKGRCGVYEVMRVTERLQSLITQNAPTEVIKEVAVEEGMKTLLAYSLELVRQGLTTLEEVERVTFTDTGLEAELKAKRKQGLVCRNCHASLKPEWMECPYCLTPRFSE; translated from the coding sequence ATGACTGAGACCTCTACTCCCATACAGCGCAATAAGGCGTTAGTCACGCAACAGACTGGGTTAAGTCCGATTGGTAAAGAAATTGTTAAGAAAGGGATTGCCAGCCGGGAGCAGATTAGCAGAGCCTTACAGAAAAGTCGGCAAGAGGGTCGTCCCCTGCCGGAGGTATTACAGGAAGTCACGGGTAAAGCCCTGCCCGCCGAGCTGGTGCGCCAGTACAAACGGCAACAGCTTTTTGAACTCAAGGTGCTCTACGGGGTGGAATCCCTCGACCCGGAACTCAACCCGATTTCTTTTAGCCAAATTAAAGAATTAGTGGATGTGCTGGTGCCTTTGGATACCTGCCGCCGCCATAGTTTTTTACCCGTGGCACGCCAGGAGGGCGAAAATCCCAGCCTGACCGTGGCGATGGTCAACCCGGACAATTTACAGGCGTTGGACGAACTGAATCGCATTACCCGGCAAAAGGGCTTGCGTCTGCGGCGGCGGGTGATCGCCCAGGAAGACTTTTTGCGGTTGATCAATCAATGCGCCAACGAGTTACAGGCTTCCAAGGTGGCGGGCACCCAGCAGGAAGTGAATATCAACACGGAAATTGACCTGTCCCCGTACGTGGACTTAGAGGAAGCCAAGGACGAGGAAGAGGTGGATTTGGCCGAGGCGTTGGCGGGGGCGGATGAGGCGCCGATTGTCGCCCTGGTCAACAATATCCTGGCGAAGGCTCTGAGCGAGGGGGTGTCGGATATTCATGTGGAGCCCCAGGAGGAGTTTTTGCGGATTCGGTTTCGCAAGGATGGGGTACTGCGCCAGGGCTGGGAAAATTTACCCAAACAGGTGATCCCGGCGGTGACCTCCCGGTTTAAGATTTTGGCGAATTTGGATATTGCCGAGCGGCGGATGCCCCAGGACGGGCGGATTCGCAAGATATTCCAGGGGCGCAAGATTGACTTCCGGGTGAATACCCTGCCCATGCGGTACGGGGAAAAAATCTGTATGCGGATTTTGGACAATTCCTCGACCCAGTTGGGCTTGGATAAATTGATCACCGACCCGGAGACCCTGAGTATCGTGCGGGAGATGGTGAAGCGGCCCTTTGGGCTGATCCTGGTGACGGGGCCGACGGGTTCCGGGAAAACCACCACCCTGTATTCCTGTCTGGCGGAGCGTAACGACCCGGGGGTGAATATCAGCACGGCGGAGGACCCGATTGAATACACTTTGCCGGGTTTGACCCAGGTGCAGGTGATTCGGGAAAAGGGGATGAATTTTGCCGCCATTTTGCGGGCCTTTTTGCGCCAGGACCCGGATGTGATTCTGGTGGGGGAAACCCGGGACAAGGAAACTGCCAAAACGGCGATTGAGGCGGCCTTGACGGGACACCTGGTGTTGACCACCCTGCACACCAACGATGCCCCCAGTGCGGTGGCCCGCCTCTCCGAAATGGAGGTGGAATCCCACATGGTTTCAGCGTCTTTGATTGGGGTGCTGGCCCAGCGGTTGATGCGGCGGGTGTGCAGTGAGTGCCGCATTCCCTATACGCCGACGGAGGAGGAACTGGCACGGTTTGGGCTGAGTGGTTCGGGGCAGGGGTTGACCTTCTACCGGGCCAATACCCTCTCCCCGGAGCAAATTCGCCAGGCCAAAGCCCAGGGGCAACCCATCTGCGGTAAGTGCAACGGGGCGGGCTACAAGGGACGGTGCGGGGTGTACGAGGTGATGCGGGTGACGGAGCGTCTGCAATCCCTGATCACGCAGAATGCCCCCACGGAGGTGATCAAGGAAGTGGCGGTGGAGGAGGGGATGAAGACCCTGCTGGCCTACAGTCTGGAACTGGTGCGCCAGGGGTTGACCACCCTGGAGGAGGTGGAGCGGGTGACCTTTACGGATACGGGGTTGGAGGCGGAACTGAAGGCCAAGCGCAAGCAGGGGTTGGTCTGCCGCAACTGCCATGCCAGCCTCAAGCCGGAATGGATGGAATGCCCCTACTGCCTTACCCCCCGGTTTAGCGAGTAA
- the dnaK gene encoding molecular chaperone DnaK, with amino-acid sequence MAKIVGIDLGTTNSCVAVLEGGQPVVITNSEGGRTTPSVVGFGKTGERLVGQPAKRRAVTDAENTVFSIKRFIGRRWSETEDERKRVPYKCVPGKDSTVNVEIRNQTYTPQEISAIILQKLKQDAENFLGEPVKQAVITVPAYFSDAQRQATKDAGTIAGLEVLRIVNEPTAAALAFGLDKQDQEQTVLVFDLGGGTFDVSILRMGDGIFEVVSTAGNNHLGGDDFDACLVDWLLKDFQEREGLDLRQDKMALQRVREAAEKAKIELSSAKTTTINLPFIASDATGAKHIDVELTRAKFEDLTRSLVQGTLEPVAQALRDAGMKPRDIDRILLVGGSTRIPAVQKAIQDYFDGKAPEKSVNPDEAVAIGAAVQAGIVGKNEVVKDLLLLDVTPLSLGIETLGGIFSRIIERNTTIPTSQSQTFSTATDNQTVVEVHILQGERPMAADNKSLGRLELSGIPPAPRGVPQIEVTFEIDANGILQVTAMDKGTGRSQSVRLTNTGGLSAEEIKRLTLEATFNAEVDQQRREFVELKNQADALLSLYESTLREHGNYVNDAVKSEAAARVGRIRRLMGDSMTPLDNFRQELNQLNKNLSQMGAEMYRRSSNPGAVTAGSPGGDFEQLD; translated from the coding sequence ATGGCGAAGATTGTCGGTATTGACCTAGGAACCACCAACAGTTGCGTGGCGGTGCTGGAGGGGGGACAGCCTGTAGTGATTACCAATTCGGAGGGGGGGCGCACGACCCCAAGTGTGGTGGGGTTTGGCAAGACGGGGGAACGTTTGGTGGGGCAACCGGCGAAACGGCGGGCGGTGACGGATGCGGAAAATACGGTTTTTAGCATCAAACGGTTCATTGGCCGACGCTGGTCAGAGACGGAGGACGAGCGCAAGCGGGTGCCCTACAAATGTGTGCCGGGCAAAGACAGCACGGTGAATGTGGAAATCCGCAATCAGACCTACACGCCTCAGGAGATTTCCGCCATTATTTTGCAAAAGCTCAAGCAGGATGCGGAGAATTTTTTGGGGGAACCGGTGAAACAGGCGGTGATCACGGTACCTGCTTATTTTAGCGATGCCCAGCGGCAGGCCACCAAGGATGCGGGGACGATTGCCGGGTTGGAGGTACTGCGGATTGTGAATGAACCGACGGCCGCGGCTCTGGCCTTTGGATTGGACAAGCAGGATCAGGAGCAAACGGTATTGGTGTTTGACTTGGGCGGGGGCACCTTTGACGTGTCCATTTTGCGGATGGGGGATGGGATTTTTGAGGTGGTTTCCACCGCCGGGAACAATCATTTGGGCGGGGATGATTTTGATGCGTGTTTGGTGGATTGGTTGCTGAAGGACTTTCAAGAACGGGAAGGCTTGGATTTGCGCCAAGATAAAATGGCCTTGCAACGGGTGCGGGAGGCAGCGGAAAAAGCCAAAATTGAATTATCCAGTGCCAAAACCACCACGATTAACCTACCGTTTATTGCGTCGGATGCCACGGGTGCCAAGCATATTGATGTGGAATTGACCCGGGCGAAGTTTGAGGATTTGACCCGTTCTTTGGTGCAGGGAACCCTGGAGCCAGTCGCCCAAGCCCTGCGGGATGCGGGGATGAAGCCCCGGGATATTGACCGGATTTTATTGGTGGGGGGTTCGACGCGGATTCCGGCGGTACAAAAGGCGATCCAGGATTATTTTGACGGTAAAGCCCCGGAGAAATCCGTGAATCCTGATGAGGCGGTGGCAATTGGGGCGGCGGTGCAAGCGGGGATTGTGGGCAAAAACGAGGTGGTCAAGGACCTGTTGCTGTTGGATGTCACCCCCTTGTCCTTGGGGATTGAAACCTTGGGGGGGATTTTCAGCCGGATCATCGAGCGGAATACGACCATTCCCACCAGCCAGTCCCAGACCTTTTCCACCGCTACGGACAATCAAACGGTGGTGGAGGTGCATATCCTGCAAGGGGAACGACCCATGGCCGCTGACAACAAGAGTTTGGGGCGGTTGGAACTCAGCGGGATTCCCCCAGCCCCCCGGGGGGTGCCCCAGATCGAGGTCACCTTTGAGATTGATGCCAATGGTATTTTGCAGGTGACGGCGATGGATAAGGGGACGGGGCGGAGTCAGTCGGTGCGGTTGACCAATACCGGGGGCTTGAGTGCGGAAGAGATTAAACGTTTGACTCTGGAGGCAACGTTTAACGCAGAGGTGGATCAGCAGCGGCGGGAATTTGTGGAACTCAAGAATCAGGCGGATGCTCTGCTGTCCCTGTATGAATCTACCTTGCGGGAGCATGGCAACTACGTCAATGATGCGGTCAAGTCTGAGGCGGCGGCACGGGTGGGGCGGATTCGCCGGTTGATGGGGGATTCCATGACCCCCTTGGACAATTTCCGTCAGGAGTTGAACCAACTGAATAAAAACCTCAGCCAGATGGGGGCGGAGATGTACCGGCGCAGTAGCAACCCTGGGGCGGTGACGGCGGGCAGTCCGGGTGGGGATTTTGAACAGTTGGACTAA
- the grpE gene encoding nucleotide exchange factor GrpE: MVNAGSPPEDLIPDPFAEATDPAQPVVAPEDRAPEVAPTPAADGEMELPATFGELAIAEEPTPEALAALREELVQERERNATLRAENQLLAQKLAQAEQQSEEQRGQLVRLAADFDNYRRRVQRDQEEASLKAKAKVLEELLAVVDNFERARTHIRPETEEGMAIHKNYQGVYKQMVEELKKLGVAPIPGKGQPFDPNRHEAVMQEASHEYEEGIVIEELRRGYFLKVGEEDRVLRHALVKVSTGKVEASPTGGTD; the protein is encoded by the coding sequence ATGGTGAATGCTGGTTCCCCCCCGGAGGATTTAATTCCCGACCCGTTTGCAGAGGCGACTGACCCTGCCCAGCCGGTTGTGGCGCCGGAGGACAGGGCCCCAGAGGTGGCTCCCACTCCTGCGGCGGATGGAGAGATGGAACTCCCTGCCACGTTTGGGGAATTAGCGATTGCGGAAGAACCTACCCCGGAGGCGCTGGCGGCTTTGCGAGAAGAATTGGTACAGGAGCGGGAACGCAACGCTACCCTGCGGGCAGAGAACCAACTGCTGGCGCAAAAACTCGCCCAAGCGGAACAGCAATCCGAGGAGCAACGGGGGCAATTGGTGCGTTTGGCCGCCGATTTTGACAATTACCGCCGCCGGGTGCAACGGGATCAGGAGGAGGCCAGCCTCAAGGCCAAGGCTAAGGTGCTGGAAGAACTGCTGGCAGTGGTGGACAATTTTGAGCGGGCCCGCACCCATATTCGCCCAGAGACGGAAGAGGGCATGGCCATCCACAAAAATTACCAGGGGGTCTATAAGCAGATGGTGGAGGAACTGAAAAAATTGGGGGTGGCCCCCATCCCTGGGAAAGGCCAACCCTTCGACCCCAACCGGCACGAGGCGGTGATGCAGGAGGCCAGCCATGAGTACGAAGAGGGCATCGTCATTGAAGAACTGCGGCGGGGCTATTTCCTGAAGGTGGGGGAGGAAGACCGGGTTCTGCGCCATGCCCTGGTGAAGGTGTCCACCGGGAAGGTTGAGGCTTCCCCAACTGGGGGGACGGACTAG